The following are encoded in a window of Providencia rettgeri genomic DNA:
- a CDS encoding ArsR family transcriptional regulator, producing MNAASTILNQTENMDAAIRVIEKATGYMFQAALRASVKLNIAEYLKDGPKTSSELAKIIGGKPKVIHKTLRILTTHGIFKIQDDLRFALTPEAEFLLSDHPYSLRQAVLMLTDKTFWMPIYDLDQIILGKPVFKDMFNASFFEYWKKNVHLSDNFDVGMSSMSRVENRYVVDAYDFPENIVIADIAGGLGSLLFEVLKNNPTTKGILFDQPHVLQQTILPQLGDDSRWSTYPGSFFEKCPEADIYLLKYITHDWPEDNVVEILKTIRRAMKPTSKLLIIDCIVADDNKPNIGNDIDLICLSLSPEGGEHTIKEFETLLNNADLKLNKIINTHSHIYILEALPM from the coding sequence ATGAACGCTGCTTCAACGATTTTAAATCAAACAGAAAATATGGATGCCGCTATTCGTGTTATTGAAAAAGCCACTGGCTACATGTTTCAAGCTGCTTTAAGAGCATCCGTCAAATTAAACATCGCCGAATATTTAAAAGATGGCCCTAAAACATCAAGTGAGTTAGCAAAAATAATTGGCGGAAAACCGAAGGTTATCCATAAAACACTCAGAATATTAACGACGCACGGGATATTTAAAATTCAAGACGATTTACGTTTTGCCTTAACGCCTGAAGCTGAGTTTTTACTTTCTGATCATCCTTACTCCTTACGCCAAGCGGTACTTATGCTGACGGATAAGACTTTTTGGATGCCTATCTATGATCTTGATCAGATCATTCTTGGCAAACCCGTATTTAAAGATATGTTTAACGCTTCCTTCTTTGAATACTGGAAAAAAAATGTTCACTTATCGGATAACTTTGATGTGGGTATGTCTTCCATGTCACGAGTTGAAAATAGATACGTTGTTGACGCATATGATTTTCCAGAAAACATCGTGATTGCGGATATCGCAGGAGGCTTAGGCTCATTGCTCTTTGAAGTATTAAAAAATAACCCAACCACTAAAGGTATTCTGTTTGATCAGCCTCATGTTCTTCAACAAACAATACTACCTCAACTAGGTGATGATTCTCGCTGGAGCACTTACCCAGGGTCATTCTTCGAAAAATGCCCTGAGGCAGATATTTATTTACTTAAGTACATTACTCACGACTGGCCAGAAGATAACGTGGTTGAAATATTAAAAACCATTCGTCGCGCCATGAAACCGACTTCAAAATTGTTGATTATTGACTGTATTGTCGCTGATGATAACAAACCAAATATCGGTAATGATATTGATTTGATTTGTTTAAGTCTCTCACCTGAAGGTGGCGAACATACTATCAAGGAGTTTGAGACTCTCTTAAACAATGCAGATCTTAAACTTAACAAAATCATTAACACGCACTCTCATATTTATATTCTTGAAGCACTACCTATGTAA
- a CDS encoding sensor histidine kinase: MNVLSKWRFFPRSLRQLVVMAFWLVLLPLLVLAYQAYQSLEQLSNQAANINKTTLLDARRSEVMSSLALEMERSYRQYCVLQDATLQTQYQKQFADYQQMFERQKTILPQTSDTSKLIATLAQLKTVTCENNEPTAQVTQALEQFSAENTALVQETRDVIFSRGEQLQKAIANKGQLFGWQSLILFLLSALLVTLFTRMIIGPVKVIERMINRLGTGRTLASNIERFKGPRELRTIAQRIIWLSERLAWLESQRHEFLRHISHELKTPLASMREGTELLADEVAGPLTASQKEVVDILDHSSKHLQQLIEQLLDYNRKLVDDPPEAQLVDLQKLIEDIVNAHNLPARAKNIKTDVRLKVESCLAEPTLLGRVIDNIYSNAVHYGGESGNIWITSRQTDNKLLIEVANTGTPIPESEQSMIFEPFYQGSLQRKGAVKGSGLGLSIAQDCIKQMGGELSLVPSKSADVCFRIELPLTAENE, translated from the coding sequence ATGAATGTATTGAGCAAATGGCGTTTTTTCCCGCGTTCCTTGCGTCAACTGGTTGTAATGGCATTTTGGCTTGTTTTGCTGCCTTTATTAGTTTTGGCATATCAAGCGTATCAAAGCTTAGAACAACTGAGTAACCAAGCCGCAAATATCAATAAAACTACCTTACTTGATGCAAGGCGCAGTGAGGTAATGAGTAGTCTCGCGTTGGAAATGGAACGAAGCTATCGGCAATATTGTGTATTGCAAGATGCCACATTACAAACGCAATACCAAAAGCAATTTGCTGACTATCAACAAATGTTTGAACGGCAAAAAACGATCTTGCCGCAAACCTCGGATACCTCAAAACTGATCGCAACACTGGCACAGCTTAAAACAGTGACTTGCGAAAATAATGAGCCTACCGCCCAAGTGACTCAAGCGTTAGAACAATTTTCGGCAGAAAATACTGCACTTGTGCAAGAAACGCGCGATGTGATTTTTAGTCGTGGGGAACAACTGCAAAAAGCAATCGCAAATAAAGGCCAACTATTTGGTTGGCAGAGTTTGATTTTGTTCTTACTGAGTGCATTACTGGTGACTTTATTTACGCGAATGATTATTGGTCCAGTCAAAGTCATTGAGCGAATGATTAATCGGCTCGGTACAGGGCGAACGCTTGCGAGTAATATTGAACGTTTTAAAGGGCCGAGAGAGCTGCGCACCATTGCCCAGCGTATTATCTGGTTAAGTGAACGCTTAGCTTGGCTAGAGTCTCAACGCCATGAGTTTCTACGCCATATTTCCCATGAGTTAAAAACACCGTTAGCCAGTATGCGAGAAGGTACCGAATTGCTAGCTGATGAAGTTGCAGGCCCCTTAACAGCCTCACAAAAAGAAGTTGTCGACATTCTTGATCACAGTAGTAAGCATCTTCAGCAACTTATTGAACAGCTACTCGATTATAATCGTAAATTAGTCGATGACCCTCCAGAAGCCCAGTTAGTCGACTTACAAAAACTGATTGAAGATATTGTCAATGCCCACAATTTACCTGCACGAGCCAAAAACATTAAAACAGACGTGCGTTTAAAAGTGGAAAGTTGTTTAGCGGAGCCAACCCTGCTTGGACGTGTAATTGATAATATCTACTCCAATGCGGTGCACTATGGCGGCGAATCAGGTAATATTTGGATCACGAGTCGTCAAACGGACAATAAACTACTGATTGAAGTCGCGAATACAGGTACGCCAATTCCCGAATCTGAACAAAGCATGATTTTTGAGCCCTTTTACCAAGGCTCTTTACAACGAAAAGGGGCAGTAAAAGGAAGTGGGTTGGGGCTGAGTATTGCACAAGATTGTATCAAACAAATGGGTGGAGAACTTTCATTAGTCCCATCAAAATCAGCAGATGTCTGTTTTAGAATTGAACTGCCGCTAACAGCAGAGAATGAATAA
- a CDS encoding MASE1 domain-containing protein has protein sequence MSKSLRLTLQSLFLLFTYSLLWIGLWIIGFYLSENSFQATLFLPQGLRLALMIILWRRYWPTLLLSEGLLNVWLSGEQLLFQPMLLLSPLLSLGVAFIIQDIWWRYTLYWQRLLLLLAGVAANSVLHALLFGWLSAYSISQLFLTTFTGGILLSPFVYLIYEYLHEQHYQMLLDYGTPDKQLRTSLIVWCFLFCVVGLSAQVFFAPEIERLIVLLVFIPNVFMAYRYGWQGGVLSALLGSLIITFARQFHGAFADLEELEMFLSTQALIGIGLGIAISRQKQLASNLQRYRQRLEQELKARRDLMRQLVHTEEDIKKAIARELHDEIGQNITAIQIQSMLVKKTAADPLSHHAASQINELAQQIHQSTRQLLRQLRPPVLDEMSLENALTHLITEFSFAENNIQCHFRYALQETPVNETVLFTLYRLVQELLNNISKHAKATQIHISLEQKGDSIQLIVDDNGVGIPFSKRTSGFGLRGIEERVRALGGDWTLTAQNGTQIIVNLPTF, from the coding sequence ATGAGTAAAAGCCTGCGTCTTACACTTCAATCCCTCTTTTTGCTCTTTACCTATTCTTTATTATGGATTGGGTTGTGGATCATTGGCTTTTATCTAAGCGAAAATAGTTTTCAAGCAACGCTATTTTTACCCCAAGGGCTACGCTTGGCCTTAATGATCATTTTGTGGCGACGCTATTGGCCTACCCTGTTACTTAGCGAAGGGCTGCTAAATGTTTGGTTATCCGGGGAGCAACTGCTTTTCCAACCGATGTTGTTGCTGTCCCCTCTATTAAGCCTTGGCGTGGCTTTTATTATTCAAGATATTTGGTGGCGTTACACCTTATATTGGCAACGTTTATTATTATTGCTGGCTGGCGTGGCCGCTAACAGTGTGCTACATGCGCTATTGTTTGGCTGGTTATCCGCTTATTCCATTAGCCAACTCTTTTTAACGACATTCACTGGAGGAATATTACTTTCTCCATTTGTTTATCTTATCTATGAATACCTACATGAGCAGCACTATCAAATGCTGCTCGATTATGGCACTCCCGATAAGCAATTACGCACTTCATTGATTGTTTGGTGCTTTTTATTTTGTGTGGTAGGACTCAGCGCTCAAGTCTTTTTTGCACCTGAAATAGAACGTTTGATTGTTTTATTGGTTTTTATTCCGAATGTATTTATGGCTTACCGCTATGGCTGGCAAGGTGGCGTGCTTTCAGCGTTATTAGGCAGTTTAATCATTACTTTTGCACGGCAATTTCATGGTGCCTTCGCAGATTTAGAAGAACTGGAAATGTTCCTCAGTACTCAAGCCTTGATTGGTATTGGGTTAGGGATCGCAATTAGCCGACAAAAACAACTTGCGAGTAACTTACAGCGTTATCGTCAACGCTTAGAACAAGAGCTAAAAGCACGACGTGATCTGATGCGTCAGTTAGTTCATACAGAAGAAGACATTAAAAAAGCCATTGCCCGCGAATTGCACGATGAGATCGGGCAAAATATTACGGCGATACAAATCCAATCCATGTTAGTGAAGAAAACCGCAGCGGATCCATTAAGCCATCACGCAGCAAGCCAAATTAATGAGCTAGCTCAGCAAATTCACCAATCGACACGCCAACTGTTACGCCAATTACGCCCGCCCGTTTTGGATGAAATGTCCCTTGAAAATGCACTCACCCATTTGATCACAGAATTTTCGTTTGCTGAAAATAATATTCAATGCCACTTTCGTTACGCTCTGCAAGAAACACCGGTCAACGAAACTGTTTTGTTTACTTTATATCGCCTTGTGCAGGAATTACTTAACAATATCAGTAAGCATGCAAAAGCCACACAGATCCACATTTCACTTGAACAAAAGGGTGACTCGATCCAGCTTATTGTCGATGATAACGGCGTGGGTATTCCTTTTAGCAAACGCACCAGTGGCTTTGGTTTGCGGGGTATTGAGGAGCGCGTTAGAGCCCTTGGCGGAGACTGGACGCTCACGGCACAAAATGGGACGCAAATAATTGTTAACTTGCCCACATTTTGA
- the glrR gene encoding two-component system response regulator GlrR: MTNRKSANLLLVDDDPSLLKLLGMRLSSEGFKVTTAESGPEALKILQKEKLDLVISDLRMDEMDGMALFDEIQKAHPNMPVIILTAHGSIPDAVAATQRGVFSFLTKPVDKDALYKAIDDALALSSSPMSDEEWSSGIVTRSPLMIRLLEQAHMVAQSDVSVLINGQSGTGKEVLAQAIHKASPRARKPFIAINCGALPEQLLESELFGHAKGAFTGAVSNREGLFFAASGGTLFLDEIGDMPMPLQVKLLRVLQERKVRPLGSNRDLDIDVRILSATHRNLPKAMEKNEFREDLYYRLNVVNLRIPALNERAEDIPLLANHLLRESASRHKPFVRSFSSDAMKCLMTASWPGNVRQLVNVIEQCVALTTSPVISEALVSQALQGENTALPTFVEARNQFELNYLRKLLQMTKGNVTQAARMAGRNRTEFYKLLGRHDLEANDFKE, translated from the coding sequence ATGACAAACCGTAAGTCAGCAAATTTACTGTTGGTTGATGACGATCCAAGTTTACTTAAGTTACTTGGGATGCGGTTAAGCAGCGAAGGGTTTAAAGTCACCACCGCTGAAAGTGGCCCTGAAGCACTCAAAATCTTACAAAAAGAAAAGTTGGATTTGGTGATAAGCGACTTGCGCATGGATGAAATGGATGGAATGGCGCTATTTGATGAAATTCAAAAAGCCCATCCCAATATGCCAGTCATTATTTTGACTGCCCATGGTTCAATCCCAGACGCTGTTGCAGCGACTCAACGAGGGGTGTTTAGCTTTTTAACCAAACCTGTGGATAAAGACGCATTATATAAAGCTATCGATGATGCGTTAGCGTTATCGTCTTCACCGATGAGTGATGAAGAGTGGAGCTCAGGGATAGTCACTCGTAGCCCCTTAATGATCCGCCTTCTCGAACAGGCTCATATGGTGGCGCAATCGGATGTCAGTGTGCTGATCAACGGGCAAAGTGGAACGGGTAAAGAGGTTTTAGCACAAGCGATCCATAAGGCTAGCCCACGAGCTCGCAAACCCTTTATTGCCATCAATTGTGGGGCGTTACCAGAACAACTGTTAGAGTCTGAATTATTTGGTCATGCGAAAGGGGCCTTTACAGGCGCTGTGAGTAATCGAGAAGGGCTGTTTTTTGCTGCAAGTGGCGGCACGCTGTTTCTTGATGAAATTGGTGATATGCCAATGCCTTTGCAGGTAAAATTATTGCGCGTGTTGCAAGAGCGTAAAGTGCGTCCGTTAGGGAGTAACCGAGATTTAGACATCGACGTGCGTATTTTATCTGCAACACACCGTAATTTACCGAAAGCGATGGAAAAAAACGAGTTTCGTGAAGATCTCTATTACCGTCTGAATGTGGTTAATTTACGCATTCCAGCACTGAACGAGCGTGCAGAAGATATTCCATTACTGGCAAATCATTTATTGCGAGAGTCTGCATCACGTCATAAGCCTTTTGTGCGCAGTTTTTCAAGTGATGCGATGAAATGCCTAATGACAGCCAGTTGGCCAGGTAACGTTCGCCAATTGGTTAACGTAATTGAACAATGTGTGGCATTAACCACATCTCCTGTGATTAGCGAAGCCCTTGTTAGTCAAGCGTTACAAGGTGAAAATACTGCACTGCCAACCTTTGTTGAAGCGCGTAATCAATTTGAATTGAACTATTTGCGTAAGTTATTGCAAATGACGAAAGGCAACGTGACTCAAGCTGCCCGAATGGCAGGGCGAAATCGTACAGAGTTTTATAAATTACTTGGCCGCCACGATTTGGAAGCTAATGACTTTAAAGAATAA
- a CDS encoding response regulator codes for MIKIALVDDHIVVRSGFAQLLTLEPDISVVGQYANAQEAWPNLLNLEIDVAIMDISMPDENGLQLLSRLRQKKPDFRTIILSIYDTPAFVQSALDAGASAYLTKRCGPEELVQAVRSVYQGGCYLCADAMRALRHSPQQQSGLQELTPREREVFDLLVAGLSVKAIAEQLELSHKTVHVHRANVLGKLQCENTIDLVHYALEHNLISRS; via the coding sequence ATGATAAAAATAGCCTTAGTTGATGACCATATTGTTGTGCGCTCTGGTTTCGCACAATTATTGACCCTCGAGCCGGATATTAGCGTTGTTGGGCAATACGCTAATGCCCAAGAAGCTTGGCCTAATCTCCTTAATTTAGAGATTGATGTCGCTATCATGGATATCTCAATGCCAGATGAAAATGGCTTGCAGCTTTTATCTCGCCTACGCCAGAAAAAACCTGACTTTAGAACGATTATTCTCAGCATCTATGATACCCCCGCTTTTGTGCAAAGCGCTTTAGACGCAGGGGCAAGCGCTTATTTAACTAAACGCTGTGGACCGGAAGAATTAGTGCAAGCCGTACGCTCTGTTTACCAAGGAGGCTGTTACCTGTGTGCTGATGCAATGCGAGCCCTGCGCCATTCGCCGCAACAGCAATCAGGCTTGCAAGAATTGACACCTAGGGAACGGGAGGTTTTTGACCTATTAGTGGCAGGCCTTAGCGTTAAAGCTATTGCCGAACAGCTCGAACTTAGCCATAAAACAGTCCATGTACATCGCGCTAATGTGCTAGGCAAATTGCAATGCGAAAACACCATCGACCTTGTGCATTACGCCCTCGAGCATAACCTCATTTCAAGGTCATGA
- the qseG gene encoding two-component system QseEF-associated lipoprotein QseG, with amino-acid sequence MRRTGLSFGALFFTFILSGCVTKNGQSPLETLAQAVVPEVRVTDYRYASCDTIWENDQPTARENALFWLRMMDCADRTETTQAREKASKIEVMNWSDAFQQNILLNSADPTIAERRKMLDSINTYSLSFPTAVRPLLQLWREQQVQIINLSDAGARYKRLQQEMDTKLDRLKEENAKLAFELNTTSRKLENLTDIERQLSSRKKSTNETEKEVESVVEGDKATSTEAVKPAEPPVEQPSSENAK; translated from the coding sequence ATGAGACGAACAGGGCTGAGTTTTGGGGCGCTGTTCTTTACCTTTATTCTCAGTGGATGTGTAACAAAAAATGGTCAATCACCACTGGAAACATTGGCGCAAGCGGTTGTGCCTGAGGTGCGAGTGACGGATTATCGCTATGCATCATGTGATACGATTTGGGAAAATGATCAACCTACCGCTCGTGAGAATGCGCTATTTTGGTTGCGCATGATGGACTGCGCCGATCGTACTGAAACCACGCAAGCCCGTGAAAAAGCGAGCAAAATAGAGGTAATGAACTGGTCAGATGCATTTCAACAAAATATTTTGTTGAACTCAGCCGACCCGACGATTGCGGAACGTCGTAAAATGCTCGATAGCATTAATACCTATAGCCTAAGTTTTCCAACAGCTGTACGCCCATTGTTACAGTTGTGGCGTGAGCAACAAGTGCAAATTATTAACCTATCAGATGCAGGTGCGCGTTATAAACGTCTACAACAAGAAATGGACACTAAGCTAGATCGCTTAAAAGAGGAGAATGCTAAGCTGGCTTTTGAGCTGAATACAACATCGCGTAAACTAGAAAATTTAACAGACATTGAGCGCCAACTGTCCTCACGGAAAAAAAGCACCAATGAAACGGAAAAAGAAGTCGAAAGTGTTGTTGAAGGCGATAAAGCGACCTCGACTGAAGCGGTAAAACCCGCAGAGCCTCCTGTAGAACAACCTTCATCGGAGAACGCGAAATAA